Proteins encoded within one genomic window of [Enterobacter] lignolyticus SCF1:
- a CDS encoding substrate-binding domain-containing protein: MKKLILAALIAVTSGVALAENEQIVFSTPNLAMPFEVHMQRTAVKAAKEMGVNLQVLDGQGSSPKQVADLENAITRGAMGFIVSPNDVNAVSSAVDEIQDAKLPVVTLDRSVDSQKKVPHFGANNYKGGQAIGDFVKNKFPNGADIILLTGQPGSSSNIERTKGIRDSLKAGGDKYKIVADQTGNWMRSEGMRIVESVLPSLPKRPQVILSANDDMALGAIEALQGQGLKPGDVLVTGFDAVPEALARVRDGWMAVTADQRPGYAVQTAMSQLVANVREKKAIAGADYPPTLITKDNLQQAERINEAGN, from the coding sequence ATGAAAAAGCTGATCTTAGCCGCCCTCATCGCCGTGACATCCGGGGTGGCCCTGGCCGAGAACGAGCAGATTGTGTTCAGTACGCCGAACCTGGCCATGCCGTTTGAAGTTCATATGCAGCGCACGGCGGTGAAAGCCGCCAAAGAGATGGGCGTAAACCTGCAGGTGCTGGACGGGCAGGGCAGCTCGCCGAAGCAGGTCGCTGACCTCGAAAACGCCATCACCCGCGGCGCGATGGGGTTTATCGTTTCGCCCAATGACGTCAACGCCGTGTCCAGCGCGGTCGATGAGATTCAGGATGCGAAGCTGCCGGTGGTGACCCTCGACCGCTCCGTCGACAGCCAGAAAAAGGTGCCGCACTTCGGCGCGAATAACTACAAGGGCGGCCAGGCCATCGGCGACTTTGTGAAAAACAAATTCCCCAACGGCGCGGACATCATTCTGCTGACCGGGCAGCCGGGGTCGTCGTCCAACATTGAGCGCACCAAAGGCATTCGCGACAGCCTGAAGGCGGGCGGGGATAAGTACAAGATCGTCGCCGATCAGACCGGTAACTGGATGCGTTCTGAAGGGATGCGCATTGTCGAGAGCGTGCTGCCGTCGCTGCCGAAGCGTCCGCAGGTGATCCTCTCCGCCAATGACGATATGGCGCTGGGCGCGATCGAAGCGCTGCAGGGCCAGGGGCTGAAGCCGGGCGACGTGCTGGTGACGGGCTTTGACGCGGTGCCGGAAGCGCTGGCGCGCGTGCGCGACGGCTGGATGGCGGTGACGGCGGATCAGCGTCCGGGCTATGCGGTGCAGACCGCGATGAGCCAGCTGGTCGCTAACGTGCGTGAGAAGAAGGCGATCGCGGGCGCAGATTACCCGCCGACGCTCATCACCAAAGACAACCTGCAGCAGGCCGAGCGCATTAACGAGGCCGGTAACTGA
- a CDS encoding sugar ABC transporter ATP-binding protein: protein MSQPLLNVSHLAKSFSGVWALSSAQLTVGAGEIHALLGENGAGKSTLLKALAGAQPQTSGEIWFNGETLSVDDSPVERQNKGIITIYQEFNLLPNMTVAENMFLGREPRKRNLFVDEKAVNQEAQVILDYLQLNVAPTTAVARLSVAQQQMVEIARALTLNARLIIMDEPSAALSDSEVESLHRVVRELKGRGVSIIYVTHRLHEVFQLCDKFTVFQDGRFTGTGAVADTTVEQLIRLMVGRDVAFNRRPASETHHEDKPVRLAVKGLCREKPPLDPHGIALHDISFHVHAGEVLGIAGLVGAGRTEVARCLFGADGFTSGSFELDGVAYRPRDPLYALDQGIALVPEDRKKEGAVLGLSIRDNLSLSCLSSLLRWRYFVNTRKEDSLIESYRQALQIKMVNSDQEVRKLSGGNQQKVILARCMALSPRVLIVDEPTRGIDVGTKSEVHQVLFDMAKQGVAVIVISSDLPEVMAVSDRIITLSEGRVTGEIHGDDATEERLMMMMAINHNALNAA from the coding sequence ATGTCGCAACCTTTACTCAACGTCAGCCATCTGGCGAAAAGCTTCTCCGGCGTCTGGGCGCTGAGCAGCGCGCAGCTGACCGTCGGCGCGGGCGAAATTCATGCGCTGCTGGGGGAAAACGGCGCGGGGAAATCCACGCTGCTGAAGGCGCTGGCCGGGGCGCAGCCGCAGACGAGCGGCGAAATCTGGTTTAACGGCGAAACGCTGTCGGTGGATGACTCGCCGGTAGAGCGGCAAAACAAGGGCATTATTACCATCTATCAGGAATTTAACCTGCTGCCCAACATGACCGTCGCGGAAAACATGTTTCTCGGCCGCGAGCCGCGCAAACGTAATCTTTTCGTCGATGAAAAGGCGGTCAACCAGGAGGCGCAGGTGATCCTCGACTACCTGCAGCTGAACGTTGCGCCGACGACCGCGGTGGCACGCCTGAGCGTAGCGCAGCAGCAGATGGTGGAGATCGCCCGCGCGCTGACGCTGAACGCCAGGCTGATAATCATGGACGAACCGTCCGCGGCGCTGAGCGACAGCGAAGTGGAAAGCCTGCACCGGGTGGTGCGCGAACTGAAGGGCCGCGGGGTGAGCATTATTTACGTCACCCACCGCCTGCACGAAGTCTTCCAGCTCTGCGACAAATTCACCGTGTTCCAGGACGGCCGCTTTACCGGCACTGGCGCGGTGGCGGACACCACCGTAGAGCAGCTGATTCGCCTGATGGTCGGGCGCGACGTGGCGTTCAACCGCCGCCCGGCGAGCGAAACCCACCATGAGGACAAACCCGTACGCCTGGCGGTGAAAGGGCTGTGCCGCGAAAAGCCGCCGCTGGACCCGCACGGTATTGCGCTGCATGACATCAGTTTCCACGTCCACGCCGGCGAGGTGCTGGGCATCGCCGGGCTGGTGGGCGCCGGGCGCACCGAGGTGGCGCGCTGCCTGTTCGGCGCCGACGGTTTTACCTCCGGCAGCTTTGAGCTTGACGGCGTGGCCTACCGGCCGCGCGATCCGCTGTACGCCCTCGATCAGGGCATTGCGCTGGTGCCGGAAGATCGCAAAAAAGAGGGCGCGGTGCTGGGGCTGTCTATCCGCGACAACCTGTCGCTCTCCTGCCTCTCCTCGCTGCTGCGCTGGCGTTATTTTGTCAACACCCGCAAAGAGGATTCCCTTATCGAGTCCTACCGCCAGGCGCTGCAGATCAAAATGGTGAACAGCGATCAGGAGGTGCGCAAGCTCTCCGGCGGCAACCAGCAAAAGGTGATTCTCGCGCGCTGTATGGCGCTCAGCCCGCGCGTGCTGATCGTGGATGAGCCCACGCGCGGTATAGATGTCGGCACCAAATCAGAAGTGCACCAGGTGCTGTTTGATATGGCAAAGCAGGGGGTAGCGGTGATCGTGATTTCGTCGGATCTGCCGGAGGTGATGGCGGTGTCCGATCGCATCATCACCCTCAGCGAAGGCCGGGTGACGGGTGAAATTCACGGTGACGACGCCACTGAAGAGCGCCTCATGATGATGATGGCCATCAACCACAACGCCCTGAACGCGGCATAA
- the iolD gene encoding 3D-(3,5/4)-trihydroxycyclohexane-1,2-dione acylhydrolase (decyclizing): MNTERMTMAQALVKFLNQQYVCVDGQETPFVEGVATIFGHGNVLGIGQALEQDAGHLKVMQGCNEQGMAHMATGFAKQHRRLRIFAVTSSVGPGAANMVTAAATATANRIPLLLLPGDIYASRQPDPVLQQIEQYHDLSISTNDCFRPVSRYWDRINRPEQLMSAMLNAMRTLTDPAVTGAVTICLPQDVQGEAWDYPQSFFARRVHYIERRPPDAQRLAMAQALIARKRRPLVVCGGGVRYSGANDAFREFVETLQLPFAETQAGKGALASDHPLNLGGIGVTGGLAANRLAPQADLVIGVGTRLTDFTTGSKALFSHPDVDFLLLNAAEFDALKLDATALVADARTGLSLLTQALKGYRSGWGDETAQAKAAWQDECRRLWARAWTPGEAPEIAGHLDAQLREYGETLSTRLTQTRVLGLINQHIEDNAIVVGAAGSLPGDLQRLWQVKTPDSYHLEYGYSCMGYEIAAAVGAKLAMPQQPVYAMVGDGSYMMLHSELQTAVQEGIKITVLLFDNAGFGCINNLQMGHGMGSFGTENRHRNPQTGQLDGPLVKVDFAQNAESYGCRAWRVHDEQSLLAALAESRAHPGPALLDIKVLPKTMTHDYAAWWRTGDAQVAASPAVRDAAEQTQAQVKNARQY, translated from the coding sequence ATGAACACCGAACGTATGACCATGGCGCAGGCGCTGGTCAAATTCCTTAATCAACAGTATGTCTGCGTCGACGGGCAGGAGACGCCCTTCGTGGAGGGCGTGGCGACGATTTTCGGCCACGGCAACGTGCTCGGTATCGGGCAGGCGCTGGAGCAGGATGCAGGCCATCTGAAGGTCATGCAGGGCTGCAACGAGCAGGGGATGGCGCATATGGCGACCGGGTTTGCGAAGCAGCACCGCCGTCTGCGCATTTTTGCCGTCACCTCGTCGGTCGGCCCGGGCGCGGCCAACATGGTGACGGCGGCGGCGACCGCCACGGCGAACCGCATTCCGCTGCTGCTGCTGCCGGGAGATATTTACGCCAGCCGTCAGCCGGACCCGGTGCTGCAGCAAATCGAGCAGTATCACGACCTCAGCATCAGCACCAACGACTGCTTCCGTCCGGTCTCCCGCTACTGGGATCGCATCAACCGCCCGGAGCAGCTGATGAGCGCGATGCTCAACGCCATGCGCACGCTCACCGATCCGGCGGTCACCGGCGCGGTGACGATTTGCCTGCCGCAGGACGTGCAGGGCGAAGCCTGGGATTACCCGCAAAGCTTCTTCGCCCGCCGGGTGCACTATATCGAACGCCGCCCGCCGGACGCGCAGCGTCTGGCGATGGCGCAGGCGCTGATTGCCCGCAAACGCCGTCCGCTGGTGGTGTGCGGCGGCGGGGTTCGCTACTCGGGCGCGAATGATGCGTTTCGCGAATTCGTCGAGACGCTGCAGCTGCCGTTCGCCGAAACCCAGGCCGGAAAAGGCGCGCTGGCCAGCGATCATCCGCTGAACCTCGGCGGTATCGGCGTCACCGGCGGGCTGGCGGCGAACCGGCTGGCGCCGCAGGCGGATCTGGTGATCGGCGTCGGCACGCGGCTGACCGATTTCACCACCGGGTCGAAAGCGCTGTTCTCCCATCCTGACGTCGACTTCCTGCTGCTCAACGCGGCGGAGTTCGACGCCTTAAAGCTCGACGCCACGGCGCTGGTGGCCGACGCCCGCACCGGGCTTTCGCTATTGACGCAGGCGCTGAAGGGCTATCGCAGCGGCTGGGGCGATGAAACCGCACAGGCGAAAGCCGCCTGGCAGGACGAGTGCCGCCGCCTGTGGGCGCGGGCGTGGACCCCCGGCGAGGCGCCGGAAATCGCCGGGCATCTTGATGCGCAGCTGCGCGAATATGGCGAGACGCTCAGCACCCGGCTGACCCAGACGCGGGTGCTGGGGCTTATCAACCAGCATATTGAAGATAACGCCATTGTGGTCGGCGCGGCGGGCTCGCTGCCGGGGGATTTACAGCGGCTGTGGCAGGTCAAAACGCCCGATAGCTATCATCTGGAGTACGGCTACTCCTGCATGGGCTACGAGATTGCCGCCGCCGTTGGCGCGAAGCTCGCTATGCCGCAGCAGCCGGTCTATGCCATGGTGGGCGACGGCTCGTACATGATGCTGCACTCCGAGCTGCAAACGGCGGTGCAGGAGGGCATTAAAATCACCGTTCTGCTGTTTGATAACGCCGGATTCGGCTGCATCAACAATCTGCAAATGGGGCACGGGATGGGCAGCTTCGGCACCGAAAACCGTCACCGCAACCCGCAAACCGGGCAGCTTGACGGGCCGCTGGTGAAGGTGGATTTCGCGCAGAATGCCGAAAGCTACGGCTGCCGCGCGTGGCGGGTGCACGACGAGCAAAGCCTGCTGGCGGCGCTGGCGGAATCCCGGGCCCATCCGGGGCCAGCGCTGCTGGATATCAAGGTGCTGCCGAAAACCATGACCCACGACTATGCCGCCTGGTGGCGAACCGGCGACGCGCAGGTGGCGGCATCGCCTGCGGTACGCGACGCCGCGGAGCAGACCCAGGCGCAGGTGAAAAACGCGCGTCAGTATTAA
- a CDS encoding MurR/RpiR family transcriptional regulator — protein sequence MTTASSLNELQQQIRSRYDSLSKRLQQVSRYVLDNTNSVAFDTVAVIAERAGVPPSTLIRFANAFDFTGFNEMKQLFRMNLVEETASYSDRARMFREMESEAVPETPLDILQEFARSNAQALQQLAARAEPEMLERAVQLLAEADTIYIAGLRRSFSVAAYLTYALSHLDCRPVLLDGMGGMLREQINRIKARDIVVSISFSPYAEETVMVSETAASAGARQIVITDSQISPLATFSDLCFVVKEAQVDAFRSQSATLCLVQSLVVALAYQLGSAKSQAS from the coding sequence ATGACGACAGCATCCAGCCTGAATGAGCTACAGCAACAAATCCGCAGCCGCTACGACAGCCTGAGCAAAAGGCTGCAGCAGGTATCCCGCTACGTGCTGGACAATACCAACAGCGTGGCGTTCGATACGGTTGCCGTCATCGCCGAGCGCGCCGGGGTGCCACCGTCGACGCTTATCCGCTTTGCCAACGCGTTTGACTTCACCGGCTTCAACGAAATGAAACAGCTATTTCGTATGAACCTGGTGGAAGAAACCGCCAGCTACAGCGACCGCGCGCGGATGTTCCGCGAGATGGAGAGCGAGGCCGTGCCGGAAACGCCGCTGGATATCCTGCAGGAGTTTGCCCGCTCCAACGCCCAGGCGCTACAGCAGCTGGCCGCCCGCGCCGAACCGGAGATGCTGGAGCGCGCCGTGCAGCTGCTGGCGGAAGCCGACACCATTTACATCGCCGGTCTGCGCCGCTCGTTTAGCGTCGCCGCCTATTTAACCTACGCGCTGAGCCACCTCGACTGCCGCCCCGTCCTGCTCGACGGCATGGGCGGGATGCTGCGCGAGCAGATCAACCGCATCAAAGCGCGCGATATTGTGGTATCGATTAGCTTCTCCCCCTACGCGGAGGAGACGGTGATGGTCAGCGAAACCGCCGCCAGCGCGGGCGCGCGGCAGATAGTCATTACCGACAGCCAGATAAGCCCGCTCGCCACCTTTAGCGATCTCTGCTTTGTGGTGAAAGAGGCGCAGGTGGACGCGTTTCGCTCCCAGTCCGCCACGCTGTGCCTGGTGCAGTCGCTGGTGGTGGCGCTGGCGTATCAGCTGGGGAGTGCGAAAAGTCAGGCGTCCTGA
- a CDS encoding CoA-acylating methylmalonate-semialdehyde dehydrogenase yields the protein METVANFIHGECVTGSGQRVQAIFNPATGEQIRQVVMSTAQETEQAVAAAARAFPAWARQSPLKRARVMFRFKVLLEQHMGALARLISEEHGKVYSDAVGELTRGLEVVEFACGIPHLQKGEHSANVGTGVDSHSLMQPLGVCAGITPFNFPAMVPMWMFPIALATGNTFVLKPSEKDPSLALALAKLLKEAGLPDGVFNVVQGDKESVDVLLTDPRVQAVSFVGSTPIAEYIYQTASAHGKRCQALGGAKNHCILMPDADMEMATNAIMGAAYGAAGERCMALSVVLAVGDKTADDLCARLETQIAALRVGPGLDQTPENEMGPLISAAHRAKVLGYIDSGEAQGATLRTDGRRFHVKGHEQGYFVGPTLFDNVTADMTIYKEEIFGPVLSVVRVADYASAVELINRHEYGNGTAIFTRDGGCARRFCEEVQAGMVGVNVPIPVPMAFHSFGGWKRSVFGPLNVHGSDGVRFYTRMKTVTARWPEMQQDTGAAFSMPTLG from the coding sequence ATGGAGACGGTAGCAAATTTTATTCACGGCGAATGTGTCACCGGTTCAGGCCAGCGCGTGCAGGCAATCTTCAACCCGGCCACCGGCGAACAAATTCGCCAGGTGGTGATGAGCACGGCGCAGGAAACGGAGCAGGCCGTTGCCGCCGCCGCGCGGGCGTTCCCCGCCTGGGCCCGCCAGTCGCCGCTCAAACGCGCGCGGGTGATGTTCCGCTTTAAGGTGCTGCTTGAGCAGCACATGGGCGCGCTGGCCCGGCTCATCAGCGAAGAACATGGCAAAGTGTACTCCGATGCGGTAGGCGAGCTGACCCGTGGTCTTGAGGTGGTGGAGTTTGCCTGCGGGATCCCGCATCTGCAAAAGGGGGAGCACTCCGCTAACGTGGGAACCGGCGTCGACAGCCACTCGCTGATGCAGCCGCTGGGCGTATGCGCGGGGATCACGCCGTTTAACTTCCCGGCGATGGTGCCGATGTGGATGTTCCCGATTGCGCTGGCGACCGGCAACACTTTTGTGCTGAAGCCGTCAGAGAAAGACCCTTCGCTGGCGCTGGCGCTGGCGAAACTGCTGAAAGAGGCCGGGCTGCCGGACGGCGTGTTCAACGTCGTGCAGGGGGATAAGGAGTCTGTTGACGTCCTGCTGACCGACCCGCGCGTGCAGGCGGTGAGCTTTGTCGGCTCGACGCCGATTGCCGAATACATTTATCAGACCGCATCCGCGCACGGTAAGCGCTGTCAGGCGCTGGGCGGGGCGAAAAACCACTGCATCCTGATGCCGGATGCCGATATGGAGATGGCGACCAATGCCATCATGGGCGCCGCGTACGGCGCGGCGGGCGAACGCTGTATGGCGCTCTCGGTGGTGCTGGCGGTGGGGGATAAGACGGCCGATGACCTGTGCGCGCGGCTGGAGACGCAGATTGCCGCGCTGCGGGTCGGGCCGGGGCTCGACCAGACGCCGGAGAATGAGATGGGTCCGCTTATCTCCGCCGCCCATCGCGCTAAGGTGCTGGGCTATATCGACAGCGGCGAGGCGCAGGGGGCGACGCTGCGCACGGATGGCCGCCGTTTTCATGTCAAAGGGCATGAGCAGGGCTATTTCGTCGGCCCGACGCTGTTCGATAACGTCACCGCCGACATGACTATCTACAAAGAGGAGATTTTTGGCCCGGTGCTTTCTGTGGTGCGCGTTGCAGATTACGCCAGCGCGGTGGAACTGATTAACCGTCATGAATATGGTAATGGCACGGCGATTTTCACCCGCGACGGCGGCTGCGCGCGTCGCTTCTGCGAAGAGGTTCAGGCGGGGATGGTCGGCGTTAACGTACCGATTCCGGTGCCCATGGCGTTTCACAGCTTTGGCGGCTGGAAGCGCTCTGTTTTCGGGCCGCTCAACGTTCACGGCAGCGACGGCGTCCGCTTCTATACCCGGATGAAGACCGTGACCGCCCGCTGGCCTGAAATGCAGCAGGATACCGGCGCCGCGTTCTCCATGCCGACACTGGGCTGA
- a CDS encoding Gfo/Idh/MocA family protein — MKDVRIGLIGTGYIGRAHAIAYAQAPTVFNLRGRLVREMVAEVTPELAAQRAQAFGFSRSTGDWRALVADPNVDVVDICSPNHLHKEMALEAIRHGKHVYSEKPLALSAHDAREMVEAAQQAGVKTLVGFNYMKNPTAKLAKEIIARGEIGEVIHFYGTHNEDYMADPLSPIHWHCFKETAGLGALGDLAAHIVNMAHYLVGDIEQVCGDLKIVVPERPAHAGSSQKVAVENEDQAHAMVRFSSGAQGVIETSRVACGRKMGLSYVITGTKGAISFTQERMAELQLYLHEDPVNRQGFRTLLVGPAHPEYAAFCLGAGHGIGFNDQKTVEVRDLVDGIAADAPMWPDFEEGWKVSRVLDAIALSHREGRWLNVIDIV; from the coding sequence ATGAAAGACGTACGCATTGGGTTAATCGGTACCGGCTATATCGGCAGAGCGCACGCCATTGCCTATGCGCAGGCGCCGACGGTGTTCAACCTGCGCGGCAGGCTGGTGCGCGAAATGGTCGCGGAAGTCACGCCGGAGCTGGCGGCGCAGCGGGCGCAGGCCTTTGGCTTTAGCCGCTCCACCGGCGACTGGCGCGCGCTGGTCGCCGACCCGAACGTCGATGTGGTGGACATCTGCTCGCCGAACCATCTGCATAAAGAGATGGCGCTGGAGGCGATACGCCACGGCAAGCACGTGTACTCGGAAAAACCGCTGGCGCTGAGCGCGCACGATGCCCGTGAAATGGTCGAGGCGGCGCAGCAGGCCGGGGTGAAAACGCTGGTCGGCTTTAACTACATGAAAAACCCGACGGCAAAGCTTGCGAAAGAGATTATCGCCCGCGGCGAGATTGGCGAGGTTATCCACTTTTACGGCACCCACAACGAAGACTATATGGCCGACCCGCTCTCGCCCATCCACTGGCACTGCTTTAAGGAAACCGCCGGGCTTGGCGCGCTGGGGGACCTGGCCGCGCACATCGTCAACATGGCGCACTATCTGGTCGGCGATATCGAGCAGGTTTGCGGCGACTTAAAAATCGTCGTGCCCGAGCGTCCGGCGCACGCCGGCTCCTCGCAGAAGGTGGCGGTGGAAAACGAGGACCAGGCGCACGCCATGGTGCGCTTTTCCAGCGGCGCGCAGGGCGTGATAGAGACCTCCCGCGTCGCCTGCGGGCGCAAGATGGGGCTGTCGTACGTCATTACCGGCACCAAAGGCGCCATCAGTTTTACCCAGGAGCGGATGGCGGAGCTGCAGCTGTATCTGCATGAGGACCCGGTGAATCGCCAGGGTTTCCGCACGCTGCTGGTTGGGCCAGCACACCCGGAGTATGCCGCTTTCTGCCTGGGGGCGGGACACGGCATCGGCTTTAACGATCAAAAAACGGTGGAGGTTCGCGACCTGGTGGACGGCATTGCTGCCGATGCGCCGATGTGGCCGGATTTCGAAGAGGGCTGGAAGGTGTCGCGGGTGCTTGACGCTATCGCCCTCTCTCACCGCGAAGGCCGCTGGCTGAACGTGATTGACATTGTCTGA
- a CDS encoding ABC transporter permease — MTQIISKTQTPVKRTGRIDPIAFFERFGVLIFMILLLIFFQLQNSNFLSERNIFNILTEVSIYGIMAVGMTFVILTAGIDLSVGSILAVCAMTAAYVIKGDNFTTVDPNAWGGMSWLLGLGICLAMGTVIGFLHGLGVTRLRLPPFIVTLGGMTIWRGLTLVINDGAPIAGFDAGYRWWGRGELLGISIPIWIFALVAVGGYLALHKTRWGRFVYAIGGNPEAARLAGVNVKRVLVSVYVLIGCLAGLAGFILSARLGSAEAVAGISFELRVIASVVIGGTSLMGGYGRIGGTIIGSIIMGILINGLVLMNVSAYYQQIITGLIIVLAVAFDTYAKSRRGAL, encoded by the coding sequence ATGACGCAGATAATTTCCAAAACGCAGACGCCGGTAAAGCGTACCGGGCGTATCGATCCGATCGCCTTCTTTGAGCGCTTCGGGGTGCTGATCTTTATGATCCTGCTACTGATTTTCTTTCAGCTGCAGAACAGCAACTTCCTGTCTGAACGCAATATTTTCAACATCCTGACTGAGGTATCCATCTACGGGATCATGGCGGTAGGGATGACCTTCGTGATTCTGACCGCCGGGATAGACCTCTCCGTCGGCTCCATCCTGGCGGTGTGCGCCATGACCGCGGCTTACGTCATCAAAGGCGATAACTTTACCACCGTCGATCCCAACGCCTGGGGCGGTATGAGCTGGCTGCTTGGCCTGGGCATCTGTCTGGCGATGGGAACGGTGATTGGCTTTCTGCACGGCCTCGGCGTCACCCGCCTGCGCCTGCCGCCGTTTATCGTCACCCTCGGCGGGATGACCATCTGGCGCGGCCTGACGCTGGTGATTAACGACGGCGCGCCGATTGCCGGTTTTGACGCCGGCTACCGCTGGTGGGGGCGCGGCGAGCTGCTGGGGATCTCGATTCCTATCTGGATCTTTGCGCTGGTGGCGGTCGGCGGCTATCTGGCGTTGCACAAAACCCGCTGGGGGCGCTTTGTGTACGCCATCGGCGGCAACCCGGAGGCGGCGCGCCTGGCGGGGGTGAACGTTAAGCGCGTGCTGGTGAGCGTATATGTGCTGATCGGCTGCCTGGCCGGGCTGGCGGGCTTTATCCTCAGCGCGCGTCTGGGGAGTGCGGAAGCGGTCGCCGGGATCTCGTTTGAGCTGCGGGTGATTGCTTCCGTGGTGATCGGCGGAACGTCGCTGATGGGCGGCTATGGCCGCATCGGCGGCACCATTATCGGCTCGATCATTATGGGCATCCTGATTAACGGTCTGGTGCTGATGAACGTGTCGGCCTACTACCAACAAATTATTACCGGGTTAATTATCGTGCTGGCTGTCGCCTTTGACACCTATGCCAAGAGCCGCCGCGGCGCACTGTGA
- the iolG gene encoding inositol 2-dehydrogenase codes for MFNIALLGAGRIGQVHAANIATHKATTLWSVVDPNHEFAARLATQYQARLQSIDEAMADPNVHAVLIASATDTHADLIELAARHGKAIFCEKPVHLDLARVRDCLKVVNEYDVPLFIGFNRRFDPQFRRVKTDALAGRIGTPESLVIISRDPSPPPADYVRVSGGMFRDMTIHDFDMARFIMGEEPVSVYAQGSNLVDPAIGAAGDIDTAFIVLKYASGAMATIVNSRRSAYGYDQRLELHGSEGLLCAGNILENQVQHYGQNGCTSALPEHFFLQRYQSAYAAEWEHFVAVLRGEAVPECSGDDGERALYLADKALESLHSQREVSL; via the coding sequence ATGTTTAACATTGCTTTACTGGGCGCTGGCCGTATCGGCCAGGTACATGCAGCTAACATCGCCACCCACAAAGCGACGACGCTGTGGTCCGTCGTCGATCCCAACCACGAATTCGCCGCGCGTCTCGCCACGCAGTATCAGGCCCGCCTGCAGAGTATCGACGAGGCGATGGCCGACCCTAACGTTCACGCGGTGCTGATCGCCTCGGCGACCGACACCCATGCCGATCTGATTGAGCTGGCCGCCCGTCACGGCAAGGCCATCTTCTGTGAAAAACCGGTCCATCTGGATCTGGCGCGCGTGCGCGACTGCCTGAAGGTGGTCAATGAGTACGACGTGCCGCTGTTTATCGGCTTTAACCGCCGTTTCGATCCGCAGTTCCGTCGCGTAAAAACCGACGCTCTGGCCGGGCGGATCGGCACGCCGGAATCGCTGGTGATCATCTCCCGCGACCCGTCGCCGCCGCCGGCGGACTACGTGCGCGTGTCCGGCGGTATGTTCCGCGACATGACCATCCACGATTTCGATATGGCGCGCTTTATCATGGGCGAAGAGCCGGTATCGGTGTACGCCCAGGGCAGCAACCTGGTCGACCCGGCTATTGGCGCCGCGGGCGATATCGATACCGCGTTTATCGTCCTCAAGTACGCCTCCGGCGCGATGGCGACCATCGTCAACAGCCGCCGCTCCGCCTACGGCTACGACCAGCGCCTTGAGCTGCACGGCTCGGAAGGGCTGCTGTGCGCGGGTAATATTCTGGAAAACCAGGTGCAGCACTACGGTCAAAACGGCTGCACCAGCGCGTTGCCGGAACACTTCTTCCTGCAACGTTACCAATCCGCCTACGCCGCGGAATGGGAGCACTTTGTCGCTGTCCTGCGCGGCGAAGCGGTTCCTGAATGCAGCGGCGACGATGGTGAACGGGCGCTGTATCTGGCGGATAAAGCGCTGGAGTCGCTGCATAGCCAGCGAGAAGTCTCCCTCTAA